The stretch of DNA TAAACCAGCTAAGATCACTTAACCTTATGGCTAACGATCTTACAGGAGAGATCCCTTCTTCACTAGGAAACCTTTCTCGTCTTATAAATCTTGAGCTTTCTTCTAATAGTTTGGTCGGTGAGATTCCGACTTCCATAGGCAATCTAAACCAGCTAAGAAACCTTAGCCTTGGGTCTAACGGTCTCGTAGGAGAGATTCCTTCTTCACTAGGAAATCTTTCTAGTCTCTTACATCTTAGGCTTTTCAATAATCATTTGGTAGGTGAAGTCCCGGCCTCCATAGGAAATCTAAACGAACTAAGAGTCATGTCATTTGAAAACAATAGCTTAAGTGGCAGTCTTCCTATATCATTAGCCAATTTAACTAAGCTTTCTGAATTTAGCCTCAGCTCTAATAACTTCACATCCACGTTTCCATTAGACATGAGTAGATTCCCCAACTTGGAGTACTTTGATGTTTCTCAAAACTCATTTAGCGGTTCTTTCCCTAAATCTTTGTTCTTGATTCCTTCGTTGCAAGATGTTTATTTGGCAGGAAACCAATTTACAGGAACTATAGAGTTTTCAAATACATCTTCATATGCTAAGCTTCAAACCCTAATCCTTGCTCATAACAAATTCGATGGCCCAATCCCCGAATCTGTATTtaaatttctcaaccttgaagAGCTAGATATTAGCCACAACAACTTAACTGGACCAATCCCTAGATCTATATCAAATCTAGTCAACCTCCTTCATCTTGACCTTTCCAATAATAAGTTGGACGGTGAAGTACCTGGTTGCTTATGGAGCCTAGATACATTGACGCTTTctcacaatttttttaccaGTTTTGAAAACTCTTCACAAGAAGCACTAA from Camelina sativa cultivar DH55 chromosome 9, Cs, whole genome shotgun sequence encodes:
- the LOC109126198 gene encoding receptor-like protein 12, giving the protein MMIRSHCFYWISVVIIIFSSLLVQTLASTSLHLCHQDQRDALLEFRDEFPIYDSKPIPWNKSSDCCSWKGVTCNVKSGQVISLDLSSTVLLGSLKTNSSLFKLQHLSQLDLMNCNLHGEIPSSLGNLSRLTLVNLFFNNLVGEIPASIGNLNQLRSLNLMANDLTGEIPSSLGNLSRLINLELSSNSLVGEIPTSIGNLNQLRNLSLGSNGLVGEIPSSLGNLSSLLHLRLFNNHLVGEVPASIGNLNELRVMSFENNSLSGSLPISLANLTKLSEFSLSSNNFTSTFPLDMSRFPNLEYFDVSQNSFSGSFPKSLFLIPSLQDVYLAGNQFTGTIEFSNTSSYAKLQTLILAHNKFDGPIPESVFKFLNLEELDISHNNLTGPIPRSISNLVNLLHLDLSNNKLDGEVPGCLWSLDTLTLSHNFFTSFENSSQEALIGELDLNSNSFHGPFPYMICKLEWLGFLDLSNNLFNGSIPPCIKNFSGSIKELILGNNNFSGTFPDIFSGVTKIVSLDISQNQLEGKFPKSFINCNDLELVNAESNKIKDMFPSWLGSLLLMS